Below is a genomic region from Streptomyces ferrugineus.
CGGCGGAAACCGAGCGCGACCCCGACCTCGCCGTCATCGAGGCAGGCAGCCGAACCCTGCGCACCCAGGGCGGTCCGCCCAGCGCCGACGTGCCCGCGCGCCCCGAGGACCCCGAGGTCGACAAGGCCCTGCGCGAGGTCGAGGCGGAGCTGGCGACACGCTGGGGCGAGACCAAGCTGGAGCCGTCGGTCAGCCGCATCGCCGCGCTCATGGACGTCCTCGGCGAGCCGCAGCGGTCGTACCCCTCGATCCACATCACCGGCACCAACGGCAAGACGTCGACCGCCCGCATGATCGAGGCCCTCCTCGGCGCCTTCGAACTGCGCACCGGGCGCTACACCTCGCCGCATGTGCAGTCCATCACCGAGCGGATCAGCCTCGACGGCGCCCCGATCTCCGCAGAGCGGTTCATCGAGACGTACCAGGACATCAAGCCGTACATCGAGATGGTCGACGGACAGCAGGAGTACCGCCTGTCCTTCTTCGAGGTGCTCACGGGCATGGCGTACGCGGCCTTCGCGGACGCGCCCGTCGACGTCGCCGTCGTGGAAGTGGGCATGGGCGGCTCCTGGGACGCCACCAACGTCATCGACGGTGACGTCGCCGTCGTGACGCCCATAGACCTCGACCACACCGACCGGCTCGGTGGGACTCCCGGCGAGATCGCCACCGAGAAGGCCGGGATCGTCAAGCAGGACGCCACCGTGATCATGGCCCAGCAGCCGGTGGACGCCGCTCAGGTGCTGCTGAAGAAGGCCGTGGAGGTCGACGCCACCGTCGCGCGCGAGGGCCTGGAGTTCGGGGTCGTCTCGCGCCAGGTCGCCGTCGGCGGGCAGCTTGTCACGCTGCGCGGACTGGGCGGGGAGTACCCCGAGGTGTATCTGCCGCTGCACGGCGCGCACCAGGCGCACAACGCCGCCGTGGCCCTCGCCGCCGTGGAGGCGTTCTTCGGCGTCGGCGCCGCTCGGGCCGAGCCGCTGGACATCGACACGATCCGCAAGGCGTTCGCGGCCGTCGCCTCGCCGGGCCGGATGGAGGTCGTACGGCGCTCTCCGACCGTCGTGCTGGACGCCGCCCACAATCCGGCGGGCGCGCGGGCGGTCGCCGAGGCGGTCGGGGAGGCCTTCGACTTCAGCCGGCTCATCGGCGTCGTCGGCGCGAGTGGCGACAAGAACGTGCGCGAGCTGCTGGAAGCCTTCGAGCCGATCTTCGCCGAGGTCGTCGTCACGCAGAACTCCTCGCACCGCGCCATGGACGCCGACGAACTGGCCGCCATCGCCGTCGAGGTGTTCGGCGACGAGCGCGTACAGGTCGAGCCGCGGCTGCCCGACGCCCTGGAGGCCGCGATCACGCTGGCCGAGGAGGAGGGCGAGTTCGCGGGCGGCGGTGTGCTGGTCACCGGATCCGTCATCACGGTCGGCGAGGCCCGGCTGCTGCTGGGGAAGGGCTGAGTCCGGCGATGCGTACGCTCTGTTCCTCGACCCTGATCGGCGAGTTCTTCGTCATCGGCTTCGCCGCTCTGGTCGCCATGAAGGACCCCGATCTGGCCATGTCGACGGTGTGGACGGTCAGCGGGATCGCGATGTTCCTGTGTGTGCTGCTGTGCGGTCTTGTGACCCGGCCCGGCGGTGTCGCGCTCGGCTGGGCCCTGCAGATCGCCCTCATCGCCTCCGGCTTCATCGTCCCGACGATGTTCTTCCTGGGCGCGATCTTCGCGGCGCTGTGGTGGGCCTCGGTGCACTACGGCCGGAAGGTCGACGAGGCCAAGGCGAGATTCGCGGCGCAGGCCGCGCAAGGAGACTCCTCCACACCTGACGCTGCGTAACAGGCGCCTGGACACGCCCTGTAACCTCATCCCACCGCACACCGGCAGTAAGAAGGAGCCCTCCCGTGACCCAGCGCACCCTCGTCCTGCTCAAGCCCGACGCTGTACGCCGTGGCCTGACCGGCGAGATCATCAGCCGTATCGAGCGCAAGGCCGGCTGGCAGATCACGGCGCTGGAGCTGCGCACGCTGGATCAGGAGACCCTGGAGCAGCACTACGGCGAGCACAAGGGCAAGCCCTTCTACGAGCCGCTGGTGGAGTTCATGGCCTCCGGCCCGGTCGTCGCGCTGATCGTCGAGGGCGAGCGGGTCATCGAGGGGCTGCGCACGCTCGCCGGTCCGACCGACCCGATCGCCGCCGCGCCCGGCTCCATCCGCGGTGACTACGGTGTGATCGTCCGCGAGAACCTGATCCACGCCTCCGACTCCGAGGAGTCCGCCGAGCGCGAGGTGAAGATCTTCTTCCCGGGCCGTGCGTGACGCCCACGGCGGCACCCGAATGCAGTAGCAGGCATATGCGTGGCGATCGAGGGAACGAGAGCCCCCGATGGCCCGTCTCCACAAGCGGGGCGGCACGCCATCTGATGACAATGGCGAAGACCTTCCCGCAGTGTTCGTGCAGGCGCGTCTACGATGGAAGCCTTCACGTCACAGCACCCACTTCGCCGTCCTGACAAGCCATCAAAAGCTCCCAGGAAGGCCAGACGAATCCTGATGGGGAACTCAATGTCGTTCATCGGCCGTGACATGGCTGTCGACCTCGGGACCGCCAACACGCTGGTGTACGTCAGGGGTCGCGGGATCGTACTCAACGAGCCGTCCGTGGTCGCGATCAACACCAACACCGGTGGCATTCTCGCGGTCGGCGCCGAGGCCAAGAAGATGATCGGGCGCACGCCCGGCAACATCGTTGCCGTGCGTCCGCTGAAGGACGGCGTGATCGCCGACTTCGAGATCACCGAGCGGATGCTCCGCTACTTCATCCTGAAGATCCACAAGCGGCGGTATCTGGCTCGTCCGCGGGTCGTCGTCTGTGTGCCCTCGGGCATCACGGGCGTCGAGCGCCGCGCCGTCATCGAGGCGTCGTCCCAGGCCGGCGCCCGCCAGGTGCACATCATCGAGGAGCCCATGGCCGCGGCCATCGGCTCCGGCCTGCCGGTCCACGAGGCCACGGGCAACATGGTGGTCGACATCGGCGGCGGCACCACGGAGGTCGCGGTCATCTCCCTCGGCGGCATCGTCACCGCCCAGTCCATCCGCGTCGCGGGCGACGAGCTGGACAACGCGATCATCCAGCACATCAAGAAGGAGTACTCCCTTCTGCTGGGTGAGCGGACGGCCGAGCAGATCAAGATCACGATCGGCTCGGCGTACGACCTCGATTCCGACGAGCACACCGAGATCCGCGGCCGGGATCTTGTCTCCGGGCTGCCCAAGACCGTCGTCATCTCCGCGGCCGAGGTGCGCAAGGCCATCGAGGAGCCGGTCAACGCGATCGTGGACGCCGTCAAGACGACCCTCGACAAGTGCCCGCCGGAGCTGTCCGGCGACATCATGGACAGAGGAATCGTTCTGACCGGCGGCGGCGCCCTGCTGCGCGGCCTCGACGAGCGGCTGCGCCGCGAGACCGGCATGCCGATCCACATCGCCGAGGACCCGCTGGACAGCGTGGCGCTCGGCTCCGGCAAGTGCGTCGAGGAGTTCGAGGCGTTGCAGCAGGTGCTGGACGCCCAGCCGCGCAGATGACACCGCATGTCCCGGGGGACGACCCCCGGACCCCCAGCAGAAAAGCAAGTCGGCTGGATGACCGGCGTCAGACCTCGCGAGGCAGACCCGAGTAACGCTTCGGTTCCGCCGTACGGGATGATCTCCTCTCGTACGGCGGATCGTTGATATGGAGGCATAAGCTCGCCCGTGAGCCTCCGCACACCTGAACACCAAAACCTCTGCACATTCCTATGAGGAAGGCACGGCCGCCGCACGTGAGGGACACACGAGAGAGCCGGCTGCTCCTGGTGCTGCTGATCGCCATCGCGTTCGCGCTGATCACGGTGGACATCCGCGGCGGTGAGGACTCTCCGGTCGACGGTGCCCGCCAGGCCGCTGCCACGGTCTTCGGCCCGATCGAGGACGGCGTGTCGGCCGCGGTGAACCCGGTCGGCAACGCGGTCGCCGCGATCCGTGACTCCGGCGAGCGCCACGACCGGCTCGCCCAGCTGGAGCAGGAGAACGCCGCCCTCAAGGCGAAGCTCGGCAGCGACGACCGCGATCGCAGCCGGCTGCGGCAGCTCGACAAGATGCTGAAGGTCGCGGGCAAGGGCCAGTACGGCATCAAGGGCGCCGAGGTCATCGCCATAGGAGCGGCCCAGGGCTTCTCCTGGACCATCACCATCGACGTCGGCGCGAACGACGGCATCCGGCGCGACATGACCGTCCTCAACGGCGACGGGCTGGTCGGCCGGGTCACCACCGTCGGCCCGAACACCGCGACCGTGCTGCTGGCCAACGACCCCGACTTCACCGTCGGCACACGCATGGAGTCCACCGACGAACTCGGCTTCGCCTCCGGCCAGGGCGACCGCCCGCTGCGTGTGGAACTCCTCAACGGCAAGGCCGAGGTGAAGAAGGGCGACCGGCTCGTCACCTTCGGCTCGCAGGCCGACAAGCCCTTCGTGCCCGGTGTCCCGGTCGGCGTCGTCTCCCGCGTCGACCCGTCCGGCGGCGACCTGACCCGCACCCTCTACGTCACTCCGTACGTCGGTTTCTCCAAGCTCGACATCGTCGGCGTCGTCGTCCAGGCCCCCACGAAGGACCCGCGCGACACGGTGCTCCCCGACAAGCCCCGTCCCAAGCCCACGCCGACCGTGACGGTCACCGTCACGCCGGGCGCCGACGGTGAGGTCCAGCCCGAGGGGGAGGGCCAGAACCAGCCGCAGGCCGACGGCCAGTTCGAGCCCCGGGTCGACGGCGAGGACCAGCCGTCGCCCGACGGCCAGAACGAGTACGAGTACGAGCAAGAGCAGTAGGAGCTGAAGCCCCATGCGCGTCAACCGAATCCTGCTCTCCTCCTCCCTGGTCGTCGTCGCCCTCGTCCTCCAGGTGAGCGTCCTGGCCCGGCTGCACCTCCCGGGCGCCGTCCCCGACCTGCTGCTGCTCACCGTGCTGGGCCTGGCCATGGTGTACGGCCATGTCGGCGGCGCACTCGTCGGCTTCGGCGCCGGACTGCTCGCCGACCTGGCCCCGCCCGCGGACCATGCCGCCGGCCGCTATGCGCTGGTGCTGTGCGTCATCGGCTATCTCGCCGGGCTCATCAAGCCGGACAACGGCCGGCTGAAGTCGGCCACCGGGCCGATGGTCGTCGTGGTCGTCGCCGCGATCGGAGCGACGCTGCTGTACGCGGGTGTCGGCGCCCTCGTCGGGGACACCGCCGCGCGTCATGTCGGGCTCGGCAGCCTGCTGTTCACGGCCGCCCTGTACGACCTGCTGCTCGCGCCGTTCGTCGTTCCCGGGATCATGGCGCTGGCCCGGCGCGCGGAGAACGACCCGCTCGCCGACACCAGTTCCCAGGCGAAGAAGGCCGACATCTCCTCCGGCTGGCTCTCCGGCGGCACCGGGCTGCGCATCGGCGGCCAGCGCGCGGGGCTGAAGAACGGTCTGAAGGTGAAGGCGGTGCGGGCGCGCACGGCGCGCGCCGGGCGCATCAAGGGGGTCAAGCGGCTGTGAGGGCAGGGGAGTTCACCCGGACGGGTGAGGCCGGGAGGAACCGGGCCATGCGGGCCGGACGTTCACCAGTCGAACGCACACAGTCGTATCCGCACTGGTACTCGCACTGAGAGGAGGAGGCAGCGCAGTGACCAACATCCCCGAGACCGGCCGGACGCCACGCGTCCAGATCCGGCTCATCGTCATCCAGATCCTCGTCCTCTCCCTGCTGGGCACCCTCGGCGGACGCCTGTGGTACCTCCAGATCCGCGAGGGCGAGGCCTACGCCAAGGAGGCGTCCGGCAACCACGTCCAGCAGGTCGTGCAGCCCGCCGTGCGCGGCTCGATCCTGGACGCGCGCGGAGTGCCGCTCGCCGACAACGAGACACGGCTGGTGGTGTCGGCCTCCCGCACCGACCTGCTGAAGATGCCGGACGACGGCAAGGGCGTGCTGACCAAGCTGGCCGGCGTGCTGGGCATGAAGCCCGCGGACGTCATGGAGAAGGTCCGGCTGTGCGACGCCGAAACCCCGCAGCCGTGCTGGAACGGCTCGCCGTACCAGCCGATCCCCATCACCGACGAGGCCACCGCCAAGCAGGCCCTGCAGATCCGTGAGCGCGCCGAGGACTTCCCCGGCATCACCGCCGAGCCCCAGGCCGTGCGCCGCTATCCGGGCCCCGGCGAGTCCAACACCGCCCAGGTCCTCGGCTATCTCTCCCCGGTCACCGACGAGGAGATCCAGAAGGCCAAGGACACCGACTCGCCCTATCTGCGCTCCGACCGGGTCGGCCGTTCCGGCCTGGAGCGCCAGTACGACAAGGAACTGCGCGGCAAGGCGGGCGTCACCCGCTACGAGGTCGACAACCTCGGCCGCGTCATCGGCCAGGCCCAGGCCGATGACGCGCAGCCCGGCTCCAACCTCGTCACCAGCATCGACGCCCGTGTGCAGCGGGTCGCCGAGTACGAGCTGAACGAGGCGATGAAGCAGGCCCGCAAGGAGTGGGACCGCAACACCAACAAGCCGTACAAGGCCGACTCCGGCGCTGTCGTGGTGATGGAGGCCAAGACCGGCCGCATCGTCGCCATGGCGTCCAACCCGACGTACGACCCGAATGCCTGGATCGGCGGAATCTCCGCCAAGGACTACAAGAAGCTCACCGGCAAGGACTCCAACTACCCGCTGCTCAACCGGGCCATCCAGGGCCAGTCGGCACCTGGCTCGATCTTCAAGGTCATCCCGACGGCGGCCGCGGTCAACGCCGGGTACTCCTTCGACGGCCCCTACGAATGCTCCAGCTCGTACTCGATCGGCGGCCAGGTCTTCAAGAACTTCGAGTCCAAGGGGTACGGCCCGATCAGCCTCGGCCGTGCGCTGGAGGTCTCCTGCGACACCGTCTTCTACCGGCTCTCGCACCAGGAGTGGAAGCGCGACGGCGGCACCAAGCCGAAGAAGAACGCCAACGACTGGTTCTACAAGACGGCCCACCAGTTCGGCCTCGGTGCGGAGACCGGCATCGACCTGCCCAACGAGGTCACCGGCCGCGTCCCCGACCGCCAGTGGAAGCAGGACTACTGGAAGGCCAACAAGGACGCCTGGTGCAAGTACGGCAAGAAGGACGGCTCGTACGCCGAGAAGATCGCCTACGAGAACTGCCTCGAAGGCAACCGCATGCGCGCCGGTGACTCCGTCAACTACTCCATCGGACAGGGCGACACCCTCGTCACCCCCATCCAGATGGCCACCATCTACTCGGCCATCTCCAACGGCGGCACCCTCTACGACCCCACCGTCGGCAAGGCCGTGGTCAGCGCCGACGGCAAGACCGTGCAGGAGATCGAGCCCAAGTCGCACGGCAAGCTGCCCATAAGCCGCAAGACGCTGGCCGAGATGGACGACGCCCTCGCGGGCGTCGCCACCCGCGGTACCGCCGCCTGGCGGTTCGCACAGGTCGGCTGGCCGCAGGACAAGATCCCGATGCACGCCAAGACCGGTACCGCGGAGGTCTACGGCAAGCAGACGACCTCGTGGTTCGCGACGTACACCAAGGACTACTCGATCGTCATGACGATCTCCCAGGGTGGTACGGGTTCCGGCGCCTCGGGTCCGGCCGTGCGCAACATCTACGACGCGCTGTACGGCGTCTCCGACGACGGCACGATCAACAAGAAGAACGCGCTGCTGCCGGCGCCGCAGAAGAACCTGCCGAAGGTCCGCACCGACGGCACCATCACCTCGCCGAAGATCGCCAAGGACCCGGCGAAGGAGCAGCGGGCCAGCCAGGAGGGCGAGAAGGCGCCGGACGAGCAGCAGCTCGCCGGGACGGTGGCGACGCCGACGGGCGAGAACCGGGACACCCGGCGCAGGCGACGCGGGGGCCGTAAGCGCAAAAGCCGGAGGACGCTCACATGACCGGGGCCAACAGTTTCCAGGTCTCCGGGTACGGGCCGGAACGGGCGGGCTGGACCCGTCTGTTCGCCCGTGACTCGCTCGCCCGCCGGCTCGACTGGCCGATGCTGCTGTCGGCGCTGGCCCTGTCGCTGCTCGGCACGCTCCTCGTCTTCTCGGCGACCCGCAACCGCACCGAACTCAACCAGGGCGACCAGTACTACTTCCTGGTCCGGAACGTCCTGAACACCGGCATCGGGCTGACGCTGATGGTCGGCACCGTATGGCTGGGGCACCGCACACTGCGCACGGCGGTGCCGATCCTGTACGGCGCCTCGGTCTTCCTGATCCTGCTGGTACTCACCCCGCTCGGCTCCACCATCAACGGCGCCCACTCCTGGATCAAGCTCCCCGGCGGCTTCTCGCTGCAGCCCTCGGAGTTCGTGAAGGTCACGATCATCCTGGGCATGGCGATGCTGCTGGCGGCGAGAGTGGACGCGGGCGACAAGCAGTACCCCGACCACCGCACGGTGATGCAGGCGCTGGGGCTGGCCACGGTACCGATGCTGATCGTGCTGCTGATGCCCGACCTCGGCTCGGTCATGGTCATGGTGGTGATCGTGCTGGGCGTGCTGCTCGCCTCCGGCTCCTCCAACCGCTGGGTCTTCGGACTGATCGGGACGGGGACGATCGGCGCGATCGCGGTCTGGCAGCTGGGCGTCCTGGACGACTACCAGATCGCCCGTTTCGCGGCCTTCGCCAACCCCGAGCTCGACCCGGCGGGCGTCGGCTACAACACCAACCAGGCCCGTATCGCGATCGGTTCCGGCGGGCTCACGGGCGCGGGGCTGTTCAACGGCTCGCAGACCACCGGGCAGTTCGTGCCGGAGCAGCAGACCGACTTCGTCTTCACGGTGGCGGGGGAGGAGCTGGGCTTCGTCGGCGGCGGGCTGATCATCGTCCTCCTGGGCGTGATCCTGTGGCGGGCCTGCCGTATCGCACGTGAGACGACCGAGCTGTACGGGACGATCGTGGCGGCCGGGATCGTGGCGTGGTTCGCCTTCCAGTCGTTCGAGAACATCGGGATGACGCTGGGGATCATGCCGGTGACGGGTCTGCCGCTGCCGTTCGTGTCGTACGGCGGATCGTCGATGTTCGCGGTGTGGGTGGCGGTGGGGTTGCTGCAGTCGATCCGGGTGCAGCGTCCGATGTCGGCTTGAGGGCGGGTTCCACGCGTCGTTTCCGTGCCGTCATCGTCCGTTTCCTCGGGGTTCATGGCTGGTAAGCCCTGTCGTCGGGTCGTGACTCCCACTAGATTCGGGTCATGGCGGACACGAAGCGCGAAATCGAGCGTAAGTACGAATCCGACGACAGTGGCCTGCCCGATCTGACCGGTGTCGCCGGTGTCGCGACCGTTGTCGACAAGGGTGTAGCGCAGCTGGACGCCACCTACTACGACACCCCGGACGAACGCCTCGCCGCCTCATCGATCACCCTGCGCCGCAGAACCGGTGGCGCCGACGCCGGCTGGCATCTGAAGTTCCCCGTCGCACGGGGCGTGCGGGACGAGATCCAGGCCCCGCTGTCCGACCATCTGCCCCGGACGCTCGCGGGGCTGGTCCGTTCCCGGGTCCGGGAGACCGAGCTGGTGCCCGTGGTCCGGCTGCGCTCCGACCGCGATGTGCGCGACCTGGTGGACGCAGAGGGCCGGCTGCTGGCCGAGGTCAGCGTGGACGCGGTACGGGCCGAGCGGCTCCACGGGGGCGGCGGCACCGTCCAGTGGACCGAGATCGAGGTGGAGCTGGCCGACGGCAACGATCCGGTGTTCCTGGACAAGGTCGAGAAGCGGCTGAGGAAGGCGGGCGTACGGCCCTCTTCGTCGGCGTCGAAGCTGCAAAGGGCGCTGGAGGAGACCGCGCCGAAGAAGAAGCGCGGCAAGAAGGCCCGGGCGGCCAAGGAGCCGACCACCGCCGGTGATCATGTGCTCGCCTACCTCCGTGCCCAGCGGGACGCCATCGTCGAACTCGACCCGGCGGTGCGGCGCGACGTGTACGACTCCGTGCACCGGATGCGGGTCGCCACCCGGCGGATGCGCAGCGCCTTCAGGTCGTACGGCAAGGTCCTCGACCGGGAGGTGACCGACCCGATCGGCGAGGAGCTGAAGTGGCTGGCCGGGGAGTTGGGCGTCGACCGGGACCAGGAGGTGCTGACCGAGCGGCTGACGGCGGCCATCGGCGAACTGCCGCGGACCCTGCTCTCCGGGCCCGTGCGCACCCGGCTGCGCACCTGGTCGAACGCCAGGCGGGGCGGTTCACGCCGGCGGCTGATGAACGTACTGGACGGCAAAAGGTATCTGCAGCTCCTCGACACCCTCGACGCGCTGGTGGCCGAGCCGCCCCTGCTGAAGGCGGCCGCCGGACAGCCGGAGAAGGTGATCGGCAAGGTCGTACGCACGGACTTCGCCAAGCTGTCCCGGCTGGTCGAGCACGCCCTCGAACTCGAACCCGGAGCGGACCGCGACCTGGCGCTGCACGAGGCGCGCAAGAAGGCGAAGCGGACCCGGTACGCGGCGGAGTCGGCGGTACCGGCGCTCGGGGACCGGGCCGGGAAGCTGGTGAAGTCGATGAAGTCCCTGCAGAACCTGCTCGGCGACCACCAGGACAGCGTGATGACCCGGGAGGCCCTGCGGGAGCTGGCGCGGCAGGCGCATGCGGCGGGGGAGAGCGCGTTCACCTACGGGCTGCTCTACGGCAGGGAGGAGCAGCGCGCGGCGGCCGACGAGGCGGCGCTGCCCCAGGCCTGGGCGGAGATGAAAGCCGGGTCGGCCGTCTGAGGCCACCGGCGCCCTGGAGGTGCGGCGGGCGTCGCGGGCGTACGGAGGACCCTCGCGGTCGCGTTAGGCTGGATGGTCACCCCTGTCAGTTCAGTCCAGCTCACGAAGGTTCGCGAGATGCCTGCCGAAGCCGCTGCGGCCGCCGAGTCCGTGTTCCCGCAGCTCGAAGCTCTGCTCCCGCATGTGCAGAAGCCGATCCAATACGTCGGCGGAGAACTCAATTCCACGGTCAAGCCGTGGGAGTCCTGTGATGTCCGCTGGGCGCTCATGTACCCGGACGCGTACGAGGTCGGGCTGCCCAACCAGGGCGTCATGATCCTCTACGAGGTGCTGAACGAGCAGGAGGGCGTCCTCGCCGAGCGCACGTACAGCGTGTGGCCGGACCTGGAGGCGCTGATGCGGGAGCACGGCGTCCCGCAGTTCACGGTGGACAGCCACCGCCCGGTGAAGGCCTTCGACGTGCTGGGGCTCAGCTTCTCCACCGAACTGGGCTACACGAACATGCTCACGGCCCTGGACCTGGCCGGCATCCCCCTGGAGTCCAAGGACCGGACCGTCGACGACCCGATCGTCCTGGCCGGCGGCCACGCGGCCTTCAACCCCGAGCCGATCGCCGACTTCATCGACGCGGCGATCATCGGCGACGGCGAGCAGGCCGTGCTGGACATGACGGAGATCATCCGCAGGTGGAAGGCGGAGGGGCAGCCGGGCGGCCGCGAGGAGGTCCTGTTCCGCCTCGCGAAGACCGGCTCGGTGTACATCCCGGCGTTCTACGACGTCGAGTACCTCCCCGACGGCCGTATCGCCCGTGTCGTACCGAACAAGAGCGGTGTCCCGTGGCGTGTGTCCAAGCACACCGTCATGGACCTCGACGAGTGGCCGTACCCCAAGCAGCCCCTGGTCCCGCTGGCCGAGACGGTCCACGAGCGCATGTCGGTGGAGATCTTCCGCGGCTGCACCCGCGGCTGCCGCTTCTGCCAGGCCGGCATGATCACCCGCCCGGTGCGCGAGCGCTCCATCACCGGCATCGGCGAGATGGTCGACAAGGGCCTGAAGGCGACGGGCTTCGAGGAGGTCGGCCTGCTGTCCCTGTCGTCGGCCGACCACTCGGAGATCGGCGACATCGCGAAGGGCCTGGCCGACCGCTACGAGGAGGACAAGATCGGCCTGTCCCTCCCCTCCACCCGTGTGGACGCCTTCAACGTCGACCTGGCGAACGAGCTGACGAGGAACGGCCGCCGCTCCGGCCTGACCTTCGCCCCCGAGGGCGGCAGCGAGCGCATGCGCAAGGTCATCAACAAGATGGTCTCCGAGGAGGACCTGATCCGGACCGTCGCCACCGCCTACGGCAACGGCTGGCGCCAGGTGAAGCTGTACTTCATGTGCGGCCTGCCGACGGAGACGGACGACGACGTCCTCCAGATCGCCGACATGGCGATGAACGTGATCGCCAAGGGCCGCGAGGTGTCGAGGTCCAACGACATCCGCTGCACCGTCTCGATCGGCGGCTTCGTCCCCAAGCCCCACACCCCCTTCCAGTGGGCCCCACAGCTCTCCGCCGAGGAGACGGACGCCCGCCTGGAGAAGCTCCGCGACAAGATCCGCGGCGACAAGAAGTACGGCCGCTCGATCGGCTTCCGCTACCACGACGGCAAGCCCGGCATCGTCGAGGGCCTCCTCTCCCGCGGCGACCGCCGTATCGGCGCCGTCATCCGCGCGGTCTACGACGACGGCGGCCGCTTCGACGGCTGGCGCGAGCACTTCTCGTACGACCGCTGGATGAGCTGCGCCGACAAGGCCCTTGCGCCCTTCGGCGTGGACGTCGACTGGTACACGACGCGCGAGCGCACGTACGAGGAGGTCCTCCCCTGGGACCACCTGGACTCGGGCC
It encodes:
- a CDS encoding CYTH and CHAD domain-containing protein encodes the protein MADTKREIERKYESDDSGLPDLTGVAGVATVVDKGVAQLDATYYDTPDERLAASSITLRRRTGGADAGWHLKFPVARGVRDEIQAPLSDHLPRTLAGLVRSRVRETELVPVVRLRSDRDVRDLVDAEGRLLAEVSVDAVRAERLHGGGGTVQWTEIEVELADGNDPVFLDKVEKRLRKAGVRPSSSASKLQRALEETAPKKKRGKKARAAKEPTTAGDHVLAYLRAQRDAIVELDPAVRRDVYDSVHRMRVATRRMRSAFRSYGKVLDREVTDPIGEELKWLAGELGVDRDQEVLTERLTAAIGELPRTLLSGPVRTRLRTWSNARRGGSRRRLMNVLDGKRYLQLLDTLDALVAEPPLLKAAAGQPEKVIGKVVRTDFAKLSRLVEHALELEPGADRDLALHEARKKAKRTRYAAESAVPALGDRAGKLVKSMKSLQNLLGDHQDSVMTREALRELARQAHAAGESAFTYGLLYGREEQRAAADEAALPQAWAEMKAGSAV
- a CDS encoding TIGR03960 family B12-binding radical SAM protein, whose protein sequence is MPAEAAAAAESVFPQLEALLPHVQKPIQYVGGELNSTVKPWESCDVRWALMYPDAYEVGLPNQGVMILYEVLNEQEGVLAERTYSVWPDLEALMREHGVPQFTVDSHRPVKAFDVLGLSFSTELGYTNMLTALDLAGIPLESKDRTVDDPIVLAGGHAAFNPEPIADFIDAAIIGDGEQAVLDMTEIIRRWKAEGQPGGREEVLFRLAKTGSVYIPAFYDVEYLPDGRIARVVPNKSGVPWRVSKHTVMDLDEWPYPKQPLVPLAETVHERMSVEIFRGCTRGCRFCQAGMITRPVRERSITGIGEMVDKGLKATGFEEVGLLSLSSADHSEIGDIAKGLADRYEEDKIGLSLPSTRVDAFNVDLANELTRNGRRSGLTFAPEGGSERMRKVINKMVSEEDLIRTVATAYGNGWRQVKLYFMCGLPTETDDDVLQIADMAMNVIAKGREVSRSNDIRCTVSIGGFVPKPHTPFQWAPQLSAEETDARLEKLRDKIRGDKKYGRSIGFRYHDGKPGIVEGLLSRGDRRIGAVIRAVYDDGGRFDGWREHFSYDRWMSCADKALAPFGVDVDWYTTRERTYEEVLPWDHLDSGLDKDWLWEDWQDALDETEVEDCRWTPCFDCGVCPQMDTAIQIGPTGKKLLPLTVKNAAPAPSGHAH